The sequence GCTCCCGATGTGTCGGGAGCCGGCTCTGTTAACGACCGCGTACCGCGTAATACGGGGTAACACCGGTGGAACTAGCCCGGCGCCCGAGCCCCCGGCAGCGTGCGCACATACTGCACGACCGCCGCCATCTCTTCCTCCGTCAGGACGTCACTCCAGGACTTCATGTCCTTGCCCTTCCCGTTGCGCAGTACCACGAGGATGGAGTCGTCGGACAGGCCGGCGAGGAACGCCGAATCGTTGAGCACCTTGATGGTCGGGTACTTCCTTCTGGTCTCCGCGGACGGCTCGCCGGCGGCGCCGTGACACGTCCGGCAGTTTCTCCGGTAGAGCATCTGCCCATCCTCGTCCAGCGTGAGTATGGGCATGAGCGCCGCGTCGAACGAGGCCACCGCGCGCGCCGGGGTTCGCGCCGCCCCGATCAGGACGGCGCCTCCCAGGACGCAGAACGAGAGAATACGCCTTCGCATAAGTCCTTCCTGTCTGCTGAATTGGTTGTCGACTGGTCCTCGGGCCCCCGCCGGCTAGAAGTTGAGCATGACCTCCAGCGCGAAACCGGTCTTCTTCAGCGCGCCCGGCGGGCGCGGAATGTCGAGCGTGTACTCGGCGCCGAGCCGCAGGTACTCGGGCAGGCTTACCGGCAGCACGCTCCCGAGGACGAATCGCTCGTTGCCCTGGTCCGCGACATCCTTGTTCGTATCGAGGAACTCGTAGCGCCCGAACAGCGTCAGTGAGTTCGGGAACGTATATCCGCCGTACACCCAGTAGGCCGATCCGGTCATCGACGACGAAGGGGAGACGCTGACGGGGAGATCTCTGTCTCTGCTGTAGACGTAGCCGCCGAGCAGCTCGACGGTCTTGAAGATCTTGTTGGCCGTGAGCGCCAGCCGCGTGTAGTGCGCCGTGCCGGTTACATCGGGGTCGAGATCCGCGACCGCGCCGGAGTAGACCGCCGCGCCGATCCCGGAGCCCGCATCGTCATAGACGAACTGCTCGATCACCGCGAAATCCTTCGTCGAGGGGGAAGCGCCCTCCATTCCGTTCCCCTCCGGGTTGACGCCATTCAGCACCTCGAACGACAGCCGGTTCTTGCCAAGCACGAAGAATGTCTCCACGCCCAGCTGATCCCTCGACAACCGGAACGGAACCGCCTTCGTGGTGGCGTTCCCGACGGGCGTCGGCCTGTTGATCCCGGTCGGGCGGTCGAATCCGGCCACGCCGCCGCTGATCAGCCAGTGCATCTGCCCAACGCGAGCGCCCCAGTACCTCGACTCGCGTCCCCAGA comes from Gemmatimonadaceae bacterium and encodes:
- a CDS encoding cytochrome c, giving the protein MRRRILSFCVLGGAVLIGAARTPARAVASFDAALMPILTLDEDGQMLYRRNCRTCHGAAGEPSAETRRKYPTIKVLNDSAFLAGLSDDSILVVLRNGKGKDMKSWSDVLTEEEMAAVVQYVRTLPGARAPG